In Oryza glaberrima chromosome 8, OglaRS2, whole genome shotgun sequence, the following are encoded in one genomic region:
- the LOC127781600 gene encoding protein NARROW LEAF 1-like has product MRPSDIWKAHAGSSQSEGSALDMERNGCNHNCCPSPLQPIASGGQHSESSAAYFSWPTSTLMHGSAEGRANYFGNLQKGVLPGHLGRLPTGQRATTLLDLMIIRAFHSKILRRFSLGTAIGFRIKKGTLTDTPAILVFVARKVHRKWLSTTQCLPAHLEGPGGVWCDVDVVEFSYYGAPAPTPKEQLYDELVDGLRGSDPSIGSGSQVASLETYGTLGAIVKSRTGNKQVGFLTNRHVAVDLDYPNQKMFHPLPPNLGPGVYLGAVERATSFITDDVWYGIYAGTNPETFVRADGAFIPFADDYDITSVNTSVKGVGVIGDVKAIDLQSPISSLIGRQVVKVGRSSGLTTGTVVAYALEYNDEKGICFFTDFLVVGENQQTFDLEGDSGSLIILTGKDGEKPQPIGIIWGGTANRGRLKLKSGQGPENWTSGVDLGRLLDLLELDLITTSEGLQEALEEQRIILAAAAAAANSTAGESSPVAGPQENEKVDKIYEPLGINIQQLPRDNSATSTGPDEFHVDTVEGVTNVEERQFLIGMSPAREGQEANGDLNNLAELENSPEDICFSLHLGEREPKRLRSDSSLDIDLQK; this is encoded by the exons ATGCGGCCCTCAGATATTTGGAAGGCGCATGCAGGGTCATCACAGTCAGAGGGATCAGCACTGGATATGGAGAGAAACGGATGCAACCATAACTGTTGCCCATCTCCTCTCCAACCAATTGCATCAGGTGGTCAGCACTCTGAAAGCAGCGCTGCATATTTTTCTTGGCCAACATCTACACTAATGCACGGGTCTGCCGAAGGCCGCGCTAATTACTTTGGGAACCTACAGAAGGGTGTGTTACCTGGACATCTTGGCCGCTTGCCAACAGGGCAAAGGGCCACCACCTTGCTTGATTTGATGATTATAAGAGCATTCCACAGCAAGATCCTACGTCGCTTTAGTCTTGGTACAGCAATAGGCTTTCGAATCAAGAAGGGTACATTGACTGATACTCCTGCCATCCTTGTTTTTGTTGCTCGGAAGGTGCACAGGAAGTGGCTCAGCACTACACAGTGCCTTCCGGCTCACCTTGAG GGACCGGGGGGAGTGTGGTGTGATGTCGATGTTGTTGAATTCTCTTACTATGGGGCACCAGCACCAACTCCAAAGGAACAATTGTATGACGAGCTTGTTGATGGTCTGCGTGGTAGTGATCCATCTATCGGCTCTGGTTCACAG GTAGCTAGCCTTGAAACATATGGTACATTGGGTGCCATTGTGAAGAGTCGAACTGGTAATAAGCAAGTAGGCTTCCTGACAAACAGGCATGTTGCGGTTGACCTGGATTACCCTAACCAGAAGATGTTCCATCCCTTGCCCCCGAATCTTGGGCCTGGTGTATACCTAGGTGCTGTTGAGCGAGCAACATCATTTATCACAGATGATGTTTGGTATGGTATCTATGCGGGAACAAATCCAG AGACATTTGTCAGAGCTGATGGTGCATTTATACCGTTTGCTGATGATTATGACATAACTAGTGTTAATACCTCAGTCAAAGGAGTTGGAGTCATAGGTGATGTAAAGGCAATCGATCTACAATCCCCAATTAGCAGTCTCATCGGAAGACAGGTTGTCAAAGTTGGAAGAAGCTCTGGTTTGACGACAGGGACCGTTGTGGCATACGCTCTTGAATACAATGATGAGAAGGGCATATGCTTCTTCAcagactttcttgttgttggggAGAACCAACAAACATTTGATCTTGAAGGGGATAGTGGAAGCCTTATAATCTTAACAGGAAAAGATGGCGAAAAGCCACAGCCCATAGGGATTATATGGGGTGGCACAGCCAATCGGGGGAGGTTGAAGCTCAAAAGTGGTCAGGGTCCTGAGAACTGGACAAGTGGGGTTGATCTCGGACGGCTTCTGGATCTATTGGAGCTTGATCTAATCACTACAAGTGAAGGACTACAAG AGGCCCTAGAGGAACAACGAATTATtctagctgctgctgcagcagcagctaatTCAACTGCTGGGGAATCGTCGCCTGTTGCTGGTCCTCaagaaaatgagaaagttgACAAGATTTACGAGCCTCTTGGAATCAACATCCAACAGCTTCCAAGAGACAATTCAGCCACCTCCACAGGACCCGATGAGTTCCATGTCGACACGGTGGAAGGCGTCACCAACGTCGAGGAGCGCCAATTCCTCATTGGCATGTCTCCAGCACGCGAAGGCCAAGAAGCCAATGGCGACCTGAACAACCTTGCGGAGCTAGAGAATTCACCTGAAGACATTTGCTTCTCCCTGCATCTGGGCGAGAGGGAGCCCAAGCGACTCCGCTCCGATTCGTCGCTGGACATAGACTTGCAGAAATGA